One Brachybacterium kimchii genomic window carries:
- a CDS encoding low molecular weight phosphatase family protein has protein sequence MTAKRPAVLFVCVKNGGKSQMAAALMRHHAGDAVEVHSAGTRPGTAINAQSAEAIAEVGADMSSAVPQPVTPELLRSVDHVIVIGGEAVIEPVEGMTAPVTTWHTDEPSLRGIEGMERMRLVRDDIDARVRALLNDLTPTAN, from the coding sequence ATGACCGCGAAACGCCCCGCAGTCCTGTTCGTGTGCGTGAAGAACGGCGGCAAGTCCCAGATGGCGGCCGCCCTCATGCGCCACCACGCCGGAGATGCCGTCGAGGTGCACTCCGCCGGAACCCGCCCCGGCACCGCCATCAATGCCCAGTCCGCGGAGGCGATCGCCGAGGTCGGCGCGGACATGTCCTCCGCCGTCCCGCAGCCGGTGACCCCCGAGCTGCTGCGCAGCGTCGATCACGTGATCGTCATCGGCGGCGAAGCCGTCATCGAACCCGTCGAGGGAATGACCGCGCCGGTCACCACCTGGCACACCGATGAGCCCTCCCTGAGGGGCATCGAAGGGATGGAGCGCATGCGCCTGGTGCGCGACGACATCGACGCCCGCGTCCGTGCACTCCTTAACGACCTCACCCCTACCGCGAACTGA
- a CDS encoding DUF262 domain-containing protein → MALPNTTSKNDWYRIHELAEHVAAGRIRVPEFQRSFRWRPKDVLSLFDSILRGYPFGSVLLWRRPAPAASVTIGALEVEAPEQTDALWVVDGQQRITSLVNAVSVVASVDERFALSFLLEDRQFVLTKDVRGRLAAPVADLFDFGRALAWIQDNPDSLPYAQDIQDVTARLRDVVVPASIIAENDESVLREVFNRINTAGRKLNAYEIFDAINSATVDPEGRRISTTVIADRLASATSFGRLADDAVYQAILVIRHTDLTRNVHTEFSTDRDIELDFSGDDETDAYKRGEHALTLAIRFLQETAGVPHSSFVPFRFHLLVLARFFAHHPNAETRNLHLLSRWLWRSTSLAGPLGFTGSTATVRRLAGMIQQDDESGSVQRLLAATEHASGLVVPSVAAFRTNSATGKMILSALWALGPIDPTTGDRLSAADLAEALGAETQPRHVALPLSNNGTGTNAANRVISTVDRQSFFENLRPEHLASHLLDEAMLSSIEAHGTEFLVDREQRVADQVRCFLAERTGDGFSTTPPLSQFDLDDLYDEDGTSL, encoded by the coding sequence ATGGCACTGCCGAACACGACGTCGAAGAACGACTGGTACCGAATCCACGAGCTCGCAGAGCATGTCGCCGCAGGAAGGATCCGCGTACCGGAGTTCCAGCGCTCCTTCCGCTGGCGCCCAAAAGACGTGCTTAGTCTGTTCGACAGCATCCTGCGCGGGTATCCTTTCGGGAGCGTACTGCTCTGGCGCAGACCAGCACCCGCCGCGAGCGTGACAATCGGAGCGCTCGAGGTCGAGGCGCCCGAGCAGACGGACGCGCTCTGGGTGGTCGATGGCCAGCAGCGCATCACGAGCCTGGTCAACGCGGTTTCAGTCGTAGCCAGCGTGGACGAGAGGTTCGCGCTTTCGTTCCTGCTCGAGGACCGCCAGTTCGTGCTCACCAAGGATGTTCGGGGCCGTCTTGCCGCCCCCGTCGCAGATCTGTTCGACTTTGGTAGAGCACTCGCGTGGATTCAGGATAACCCCGACTCCTTGCCGTATGCCCAGGACATCCAGGATGTCACCGCGCGACTGCGGGACGTCGTAGTGCCAGCATCCATTATTGCTGAGAACGATGAGAGCGTGCTCCGCGAGGTCTTCAACCGCATCAACACTGCTGGCCGGAAGCTCAACGCCTACGAGATCTTCGACGCGATAAACAGCGCTACCGTGGACCCGGAGGGGCGACGTATCTCGACGACCGTCATCGCGGACCGTCTGGCCTCCGCCACGAGCTTCGGCCGACTCGCAGACGATGCCGTGTACCAGGCCATCCTGGTCATCCGGCACACGGACCTCACGCGCAACGTGCACACGGAGTTCAGCACCGACCGAGATATAGAGCTGGACTTCTCAGGTGACGACGAGACCGACGCCTACAAACGGGGCGAACATGCGCTCACCCTGGCGATCCGCTTTCTGCAAGAAACGGCCGGCGTCCCCCACAGCAGCTTCGTGCCCTTCCGTTTCCATCTGCTAGTGCTAGCCCGGTTCTTCGCGCATCATCCCAATGCAGAGACCCGCAACCTCCACCTGCTGAGCCGGTGGCTGTGGCGCTCTACGTCGCTCGCCGGGCCGTTAGGGTTCACCGGCTCGACTGCGACTGTGCGCCGGCTCGCAGGAATGATCCAGCAAGACGATGAAAGCGGCTCCGTGCAAAGACTGCTCGCAGCCACAGAGCACGCAAGCGGGCTTGTCGTGCCCAGTGTTGCTGCGTTCCGGACCAACAGCGCAACAGGGAAGATGATCCTCTCAGCGCTATGGGCCCTCGGCCCGATCGACCCGACCACAGGTGATAGGCTTTCGGCCGCCGATCTCGCCGAGGCTCTTGGAGCTGAGACGCAGCCTCGCCATGTGGCGCTGCCTTTGAGTAACAACGGCACCGGCACCAACGCTGCCAACCGGGTCATCTCGACCGTGGACCGACAGTCGTTCTTCGAGAACCTTCGTCCCGAGCATTTGGCGAGCCATCTGCTCGACGAAGCCATGCTCTCGTCGATTGAGGCGCACGGCACGGAGTTTCTCGTTGATCGTGAACAGCGTGTCGCCGATCAGGTGCGCTGTTTCCTCGCCGAGCGCACCGGCGACGGGTTCAGCACCACCCCGCCGCTTTCACAGTTCGACCTCGACGACCTCTATGACGAAGATGGAACTTCCCTATGA
- a CDS encoding type II toxin-antitoxin system HipA family toxin — protein MTTEAVHAVALNGQRLGSLLQRGDVARFVFEDDYWSDPARGVLGMWFEDNPRRSPRAALRLPEWFSNLLPEGPLRQWIARDRAVSVDRELQLLLQIGHDLPGAVTVVPDPHSEVDVRHFAESPRHVESPREESFWKFSLAGVGLKFSLLKQGDRLTIPAVGEAGDWIVKFPDAAYEKVPETEFATMSLAHAMGIDVPEIRLVHRDELPCLPDLMWRSTENLAFAIKRFDRTAGGKRIHIEDFAQVRGFYPEGKYQGSFETVAALAYRGEDLDSLQEVIRRLTFNLLVGNDDAHLKNWSFLYADQRTPRLSPAYDLVSTAPYSDGELDIGLKLGGTKDPHRVRRDAFVRLATRLQIDPAVLLEVVDETTNAFFRHWADGAAKAFPARSRTWIDEHAPQMRILLRGRSR, from the coding sequence ATGACTACCGAGGCCGTCCACGCCGTCGCGCTGAACGGGCAACGCCTCGGTTCGCTGCTCCAGCGCGGCGACGTCGCCCGGTTCGTATTCGAGGACGACTACTGGAGCGATCCTGCGCGTGGAGTGCTAGGCATGTGGTTTGAGGACAATCCTCGCCGCTCGCCCCGAGCCGCGCTCCGCTTACCCGAATGGTTCTCGAATCTGCTGCCGGAGGGCCCGCTCCGGCAGTGGATTGCCCGCGATCGCGCGGTGAGTGTCGACCGTGAACTCCAACTTCTCCTCCAGATCGGACACGACCTTCCCGGTGCCGTGACGGTCGTCCCCGACCCGCACTCCGAGGTGGATGTCCGGCACTTCGCAGAATCTCCCCGTCACGTCGAATCCCCCAGGGAGGAGAGCTTCTGGAAGTTTTCGCTAGCCGGCGTAGGGCTTAAGTTCTCCCTGCTAAAACAGGGCGATCGGCTCACAATCCCCGCGGTAGGCGAGGCCGGCGATTGGATCGTCAAGTTCCCGGACGCCGCCTACGAGAAAGTCCCTGAGACCGAGTTCGCAACAATGTCCCTGGCCCACGCCATGGGAATCGACGTGCCCGAGATCCGGCTCGTCCACCGCGACGAGCTCCCGTGCTTACCTGATCTGATGTGGCGGAGCACCGAGAACTTGGCGTTCGCGATCAAGCGCTTCGACCGGACTGCAGGGGGCAAACGCATCCACATCGAAGACTTCGCGCAGGTCCGGGGGTTCTATCCAGAGGGCAAGTATCAGGGTTCTTTCGAGACGGTCGCGGCATTGGCATACCGGGGAGAGGACCTCGACTCACTGCAGGAGGTGATCCGGCGCCTAACCTTCAACCTGCTCGTCGGCAACGACGATGCGCATCTGAAGAACTGGTCATTCCTCTACGCCGACCAGCGCACCCCGCGGCTCTCCCCTGCGTACGACCTCGTCTCCACTGCACCGTACAGCGACGGCGAGCTTGATATCGGCCTGAAGCTTGGCGGCACAAAGGATCCCCACCGCGTCAGGCGCGATGCTTTCGTCCGCCTCGCCACAAGGTTACAGATCGACCCTGCTGTCCTCCTCGAGGTCGTCGACGAAACCACTAACGCGTTCTTCCGGCACTGGGCAGACGGCGCCGCCAAAGCGTTCCCCGCACGCTCCCGCACATGGATCGACGAGCACGCCCCCCAGATGCGCATTTTGCTTCGAGGCCGCAGCCGGTGA
- a CDS encoding IS1634 family transposase, which yields MVFLRKVKTASGATAVQIAERKDRRDVVLEHLGSAHTEAELAALMSAGRDRINAGQEALDLGLSQDPQSAVVHSRRSRQLLQTLRSAWSDLGFDVIEDEAFFHLVAARLIEPTSMSDCSRVLGEVGMDPVHRSTMKRCLARVSQREYRDQIATKCFEHAATSGDISLVLYDVTTLYFEAEYEDELRKVGYSKERRVDPQIVVGLLVDRNGFPLEIGCFEGNHAETRTIVPIIKQFQARHNLADMVVVADAGMLSTTNLTALDEAGLKFIVGSRQVKAPGDLAHHFHWNGDAFEDGQVIDTITPRHGSTRTDQKRHRREPVWDAEQYPGHWRAIWAFSTKRATRDGHTLTAQENRARAVIDGDAAVKSTRFVKTTAAGRTLDEASLERARGLVGLKGYVTNIPASVMPAAEVISSYHDLWHVEQSFRMSKTDLQARPMFHRKRDAIEAHLTIVFTALAIARFMQSKTGFSIRKIIRTLRPLQDVTISLAGQQITAKPELTDDARHVLDALTH from the coding sequence GTGGTGTTTCTACGGAAGGTGAAGACGGCGTCGGGGGCGACGGCCGTGCAGATCGCTGAGCGGAAGGACCGCCGGGACGTGGTCCTCGAACACCTCGGCTCCGCGCACACCGAGGCGGAGCTCGCCGCGCTGATGAGCGCCGGCCGGGACAGGATCAACGCAGGCCAAGAGGCTCTTGACCTGGGACTCTCACAGGATCCGCAATCAGCAGTGGTCCACTCCAGACGCTCCCGCCAGCTGCTTCAGACGCTCCGGTCAGCATGGAGCGACCTTGGTTTCGACGTGATCGAGGACGAGGCGTTCTTCCACCTGGTCGCTGCTCGGCTGATCGAGCCGACCTCGATGAGCGACTGCTCTCGCGTGCTCGGCGAGGTCGGCATGGATCCCGTGCACCGCTCGACGATGAAGCGCTGCCTGGCACGGGTCTCGCAGCGAGAGTATCGCGACCAGATCGCCACGAAGTGCTTCGAGCATGCCGCGACTAGCGGTGATATCTCTCTGGTGCTCTATGACGTCACCACGCTCTACTTCGAAGCGGAGTACGAGGACGAGCTGCGGAAGGTCGGCTACTCCAAGGAGCGCCGGGTGGATCCGCAGATCGTGGTCGGGCTGCTGGTGGACCGCAACGGGTTCCCGCTGGAGATCGGCTGCTTCGAGGGGAACCATGCGGAGACGAGAACGATCGTGCCGATCATCAAGCAGTTCCAGGCCCGCCACAACCTCGCGGACATGGTCGTCGTCGCCGATGCCGGGATGCTCTCCACGACCAACCTGACCGCGCTGGACGAAGCGGGCCTGAAGTTCATCGTCGGCTCAAGACAGGTCAAGGCCCCAGGTGACCTCGCCCATCACTTCCACTGGAACGGAGACGCGTTCGAGGACGGGCAGGTGATCGACACGATCACGCCCCGTCACGGGAGCACGAGGACTGACCAGAAGCGGCACCGGCGGGAGCCGGTCTGGGATGCCGAGCAGTATCCCGGGCATTGGCGCGCCATCTGGGCGTTCTCGACGAAGCGCGCCACCCGGGACGGGCACACGCTGACCGCGCAGGAGAACCGCGCCCGCGCGGTCATCGACGGGGACGCGGCGGTGAAGTCGACCCGCTTCGTGAAGACCACGGCCGCGGGCCGCACCCTCGATGAGGCGTCCCTCGAACGAGCGCGAGGACTGGTCGGGCTGAAGGGCTACGTCACCAACATCCCCGCCAGTGTGATGCCGGCAGCGGAGGTCATCTCGAGTTACCACGACCTCTGGCACGTCGAGCAGTCATTCCGGATGAGCAAGACAGACCTCCAGGCCAGGCCCATGTTCCACCGGAAACGCGACGCGATCGAAGCCCACCTCACGATCGTCTTCACCGCGCTGGCCATCGCGCGGTTCATGCAGAGCAAGACAGGGTTCAGCATCCGCAAGATCATCCGCACACTACGACCCTTGCAGGACGTCACCATCAGCCTCGCGGGCCAGCAGATCACCGCGAAACCAGAACTCACCGACGACGCCCGACACGTACTTGATGCACTGACACACTAA
- a CDS encoding four-helix bundle copper-binding protein — protein MNHHVASMLQTYPKGLGTIDQQKLAACIEACFECAQTCTACADACLAEEMVAELTQCVRRNQDCADVCETTGRVLSRQTGKNVALNRALLEACQAACQSCAEECEKHAEMHEHCKICAQACRRCEQTCT, from the coding sequence ATGAACCATCACGTCGCCTCAATGCTTCAGACCTACCCGAAGGGCCTCGGCACCATCGACCAGCAGAAGCTCGCCGCATGCATCGAGGCCTGCTTCGAGTGCGCCCAGACCTGCACCGCCTGCGCGGACGCCTGCTTGGCCGAGGAAATGGTGGCGGAGTTGACCCAGTGCGTCCGACGGAACCAGGACTGCGCCGACGTCTGCGAGACGACCGGCCGGGTCCTCTCCCGTCAGACGGGTAAGAACGTCGCCCTCAACCGTGCACTGCTCGAGGCGTGTCAGGCGGCGTGCCAGTCCTGCGCCGAGGAGTGCGAGAAGCACGCCGAAATGCACGAACACTGCAAGATCTGCGCCCAGGCTTGCCGTCGCTGCGAGCAGACCTGCACCTGA